One part of the Mariniblastus fucicola genome encodes these proteins:
- a CDS encoding type IV pilus twitching motility protein PilT, producing the protein MTPDEKVEAMVSRFTEKRKDNEVDKYFRALVKLEGSDLHMKVGKPPIIRINGTLKPMNRDAVEIEEMARLLFPMMTDRTRKIFDEEGGADFAYVVEVDGVDWRFRVNMLQQLGKIGLVARRVNNFIPDFEGLYLPPSIETLCHHEQGMILLAGITGSGKSTSIASMLNYINRIYSKHILTLEDPIEFVFTDDKCLINQREVGIDVVDFSVGMKHAVREDPDIILVGELRDEETFMTAIHAAETGHLVFGTIHASTAPSTIGRILDLFPEEMHGAIRSAMAMNMKGIIGQKLLKSIKPGVGRVPTCEIMTFNPTIRKLILEEKDHKLADAIPMFGEEGMQDFTMSLEQLVRDELIDRPTAFQVAPNKEVLKMRLKGIDVSAPGIL; encoded by the coding sequence ATGACGCCTGATGAAAAAGTCGAGGCGATGGTCAGCCGCTTTACCGAGAAGCGAAAAGACAACGAAGTCGACAAATACTTCCGTGCTCTGGTGAAGCTGGAGGGCAGTGACTTGCACATGAAAGTTGGCAAGCCGCCGATCATCCGGATCAACGGCACGCTTAAGCCAATGAATCGCGACGCCGTGGAAATCGAAGAGATGGCTCGGCTGCTGTTTCCGATGATGACGGATCGGACCAGAAAGATCTTTGACGAAGAAGGCGGTGCTGACTTTGCCTACGTCGTCGAAGTCGATGGCGTCGATTGGCGTTTCCGCGTCAACATGCTGCAACAGTTGGGAAAGATCGGACTTGTTGCCCGTCGTGTGAACAACTTTATTCCAGACTTCGAAGGGCTGTACCTGCCGCCTTCGATCGAAACGCTTTGCCACCACGAACAGGGCATGATCCTGCTGGCCGGAATTACGGGCTCGGGTAAAAGTACGTCGATCGCATCGATGCTGAACTACATCAACCGGATTTACTCCAAGCACATTCTGACGCTGGAAGATCCGATTGAGTTTGTTTTCACCGATGACAAATGTCTGATCAACCAACGTGAAGTCGGCATCGATGTCGTGGACTTCAGCGTCGGTATGAAGCATGCCGTTCGTGAAGACCCCGATATCATCCTCGTCGGTGAGCTTCGTGACGAAGAAACGTTCATGACCGCGATTCACGCGGCGGAAACGGGTCACCTCGTGTTCGGTACGATTCACGCATCAACGGCTCCTTCGACGATCGGTCGTATTCTCGACCTGTTCCCGGAAGAAATGCACGGCGCGATTCGCAGTGCGATGGCGATGAACATGAAGGGCATCATCGGGCAGAAACTGCTCAAGTCGATTAAGCCCGGTGTGGGACGTGTTCCTACCTGTGAGATCATGACCTTCAATCCGACCATTCGGAAGTTGATCCTGGAGGAAAAGGACCACAAGCTCGCGGATGCCATTCCGATGTTTGGCGAAGAAGGCATGCAGGACTTCACGATGAGCCTCGAACAGCTGGTCCGTGACGAGCTGATCGACCGACCGACGGCTTTCCAGGTCGCTCCGAACAAGGAAGTCCTGAAAATGCGTCTCAAAGGTATCGACGTTTCGGCTCCGGGTATTCTCTAG